The nucleotide window GAAGCCGCACTCCTGGAACGACATTACGCGGGGCCATCATGCATGAGTTTGGCTGGCTTGTCCAGTGTTTCCTGCAGGCGGCCGAACTGAATTTCCGGGTGTGGGGCGGGGTGGACCGGTGGTGGCGGAAAGCGCGCGGTTGACAGACGGATCCAGCCTGGCCAAAGTTTAGGTTTTGGCCCTATGCAGGGTGGAGGTGTCTTGATGATGCGACGAATGCGGAATGCGTGGTGGTATGCGGGTGTTGTGGCGATGGTGGGTGTGGCGGCGGGGTATGTATCGCCGGTTCCGGCGATGGCCGACACGATGGAGCAATTGGCCGCCCCGAAGGAAGGGCGGAGCATGCGGGCGACATCCACGGCTCGTCTGAAAGGCAAGCCCGACGAGTGCGACCCCAACAGCAACAGTGACAACCGCACGATCAAGCCCGGGCAGACGCACGTGCTGATGGACGAGAAAGGACCGGGTGCCATAACCCATATCTGGGTGACCTTCCTCGGCCCTGAGCCGCAGAACTGGGCCCCCCAGGGTGCCGCCAACCACCAGGAGATGCTTCTGCGGATCTTCTACGATGGCGACGAGCGGCCGGGTGTCGAGGCCCCGGTGGGCGATTTCTTCGCCAACTGCTTTGGCGAACGCCGGTCGGTGGTCAGTATCCCGGTGATTGTCGAGGATGCCGACTCGTACAACTGCTTCTGGCGGATGCCCTTCCGGAAGTCCTGCCGGGTTGAGATCACCAACCAGAGCGAGGACAAGAACATCGCTCTGCTGTACTACAACATTGACTGGGTCAAGCTGGACAGGCTGTCTGAGGACACCCCCTACTTTTACGCCCAGTACAAGCAGGAGTATCCGGTGGAGCAGGGCAA belongs to Phycisphaerae bacterium and includes:
- a CDS encoding DUF2961 domain-containing protein — translated: MMRRMRNAWWYAGVVAMVGVAAGYVSPVPAMADTMEQLAAPKEGRSMRATSTARLKGKPDECDPNSNSDNRTIKPGQTHVLMDEKGPGAITHIWVTFLGPEPQNWAPQGAANHQEMLLRIFYDGDERPGVEAPVGDFFANCFGERRSVVSIPVIVEDADSYNCFWRMPFRKSCRVEITNQSEDKNIALLYYNIDWVKLDRLSEDTPYFYAQYKQEYPVEQG